Proteins from a single region of Pseudomonas fulva:
- a CDS encoding fumarate hydratase — protein MTVIKQDDLIQSVADALQFISYYHPVDFIQAMHEAYLREESPAARDSMAQILINSRMCATGHRPICQDTGIVTVFVKVGMDVRWDGATMSLDDMINEGVRRAYNLPENVLRASILADPAGARKNTKDNTPAVIHYSIVPGDKVEVDVAAKGGGSENKSKMAMLNPSDSIVDWVLKTVPTMGAGWCPPGMLGIGIGGTAEKAAVMAKEVLMEHIDIHELQARGPQNKIEELRLELFEKVNQLGIGAQGLGGLTTVLDVKIMDYPTHAASLPVCMIPNCAATRHAHFVLDGSGPAELEAPPLDAYPEIVWEAGPSARRVDLDTLTPEDVQSWKPGETILLNGKMLTGRDAAHKRMVEMLNKGEQLPVDLKGRFIYYVGPVDPIGDEVVGPAGPTTATRMDKFTRQILEQTGLLGMIGKSERGPTAIDAIKDNKAVYLMAVGGAAYLVAQAIKKSKVLAFAELGMEAIYEFEVKDMPVTVAVDSNGESVHITGPAIWNKKIAESLAVEVQ, from the coding sequence ATGACCGTGATCAAGCAAGACGACCTGATCCAGAGCGTCGCCGACGCCCTGCAGTTCATCTCCTACTACCACCCCGTCGACTTCATCCAGGCGATGCACGAGGCCTACCTGCGTGAAGAGTCGCCGGCCGCCCGCGACTCCATGGCGCAGATCCTCATCAACTCGCGCATGTGTGCCACCGGCCACCGCCCGATCTGCCAGGACACCGGCATCGTCACCGTATTCGTCAAAGTGGGTATGGACGTGCGCTGGGACGGCGCCACCATGAGCCTGGACGACATGATCAACGAAGGCGTACGCCGCGCCTACAACCTGCCGGAAAACGTCCTGCGCGCCTCGATCCTGGCCGACCCGGCAGGTGCCCGCAAGAACACCAAGGACAACACCCCGGCGGTGATCCACTACTCCATCGTCCCCGGTGACAAGGTGGAAGTGGACGTCGCGGCCAAGGGCGGCGGCTCCGAGAACAAGTCGAAGATGGCCATGCTCAACCCGTCCGACTCGATCGTCGACTGGGTACTCAAGACCGTGCCGACCATGGGCGCTGGCTGGTGCCCGCCGGGCATGCTCGGCATCGGCATCGGCGGTACCGCCGAAAAGGCCGCGGTGATGGCCAAGGAAGTGCTCATGGAGCACATCGACATCCATGAACTGCAGGCTCGCGGCCCGCAGAACAAGATCGAAGAACTGCGCCTGGAGCTGTTCGAGAAGGTCAACCAGCTGGGCATCGGCGCCCAGGGCCTGGGCGGCCTGACCACCGTGCTTGACGTGAAGATCATGGATTACCCGACCCACGCCGCCTCCTTGCCGGTGTGCATGATCCCCAACTGCGCCGCCACCCGCCACGCCCACTTCGTGCTCGATGGCAGCGGCCCGGCGGAGCTGGAGGCACCACCTCTGGACGCCTACCCGGAAATCGTCTGGGAAGCCGGCCCGTCGGCGCGCCGCGTCGACCTCGACACCCTGACCCCGGAAGACGTGCAGAGCTGGAAGCCGGGCGAGACCATCCTGCTCAACGGCAAGATGCTCACCGGCCGCGACGCCGCGCACAAGCGCATGGTCGAGATGCTCAACAAGGGTGAACAGCTGCCGGTCGACCTGAAAGGCCGCTTCATCTATTACGTGGGCCCGGTCGACCCGATCGGCGACGAAGTGGTGGGCCCGGCCGGCCCGACCACCGCCACGCGGATGGACAAGTTCACCCGGCAGATCCTCGAACAGACCGGCCTGTTGGGCATGATCGGCAAATCCGAGCGCGGCCCGACCGCCATCGATGCCATCAAGGACAACAAGGCCGTGTACCTGATGGCCGTCGGCGGCGCGGCCTACCTGGTCGCCCAGGCGATCAAGAAGTCCAAGGTGCTGGCGTTCGCCGAGCTGGGCATGGAAGCGATCTACGAGTTCGAGGTCAAGGACATGCCGGTTACCGTCGCCGTCGACAGCAATGGCGAGTCGGTGCACATCACCGGCCCCGCGATCTGGAACAAGAAGATCGCCGAAAGCCTGGCGGTGGAAGTGCAGTAA
- a CDS encoding GGDEF domain-containing protein — MTSSNQPFNKNTLQCLLLKRFGMAVATYLSITAIVLVAYSCDLFSVPGSAVILLVAATVISQAAFLGVFVSGRNLGFGDPSLTEVQVLVALGLTTALVAMLDHGRGTLLVVYPMSMLFGLFQLRTWAFFRCACLAFFGFLAINLHEIHAGTTRDLGLAVLQVCVLGLVLAWLNLFAWYMQQMRQRMRKRRFALQAHQETLRGMMRQLEHMVATDELTGLYNRRHFLRMAAQALEGLTPLRQHGLALIDLDHFKSINDRFGHAAGDRVLQAFASVASACLRDGDMIARYGGEEFVLLIPDTDAESFLACCERLRVAFSECEPVNVKVPNLSLSVGMTLVTMHDDLDEALHRADQALYQAKRSGRNCSAATWDLVDA, encoded by the coding sequence ATGACCTCCAGCAACCAGCCATTCAATAAAAATACCCTGCAGTGCCTGCTGCTCAAGCGCTTCGGTATGGCCGTGGCCACCTACCTGTCGATCACCGCCATCGTGCTGGTCGCCTATTCCTGCGATCTGTTCAGCGTACCCGGCAGTGCGGTCATCCTGCTGGTGGCCGCCACCGTCATCAGCCAGGCGGCGTTTCTCGGGGTGTTCGTCAGCGGTCGCAACCTGGGTTTCGGCGACCCGAGCCTGACCGAGGTACAGGTGCTGGTCGCCCTGGGGCTGACCACGGCGTTGGTCGCCATGCTCGACCACGGGCGCGGCACGTTGCTGGTGGTGTATCCCATGTCCATGCTGTTCGGCCTGTTCCAGCTGCGCACCTGGGCGTTCTTTCGTTGTGCCTGCCTAGCCTTTTTCGGTTTCCTGGCCATCAATCTCCACGAGATCCACGCAGGTACCACCCGCGACCTCGGCCTGGCGGTGTTGCAGGTCTGCGTGCTGGGCCTGGTGCTGGCGTGGCTGAACCTGTTCGCCTGGTACATGCAGCAGATGCGTCAGCGCATGCGCAAACGTCGCTTCGCCCTGCAGGCGCACCAGGAAACCCTGCGCGGCATGATGCGCCAGCTCGAGCACATGGTGGCCACCGACGAGCTCACCGGCCTGTACAACCGGCGGCATTTCCTGCGCATGGCGGCCCAGGCGCTGGAGGGCCTGACGCCCCTGCGCCAGCATGGCCTGGCGTTGATCGACCTGGATCACTTCAAGAGCATCAACGACCGTTTCGGCCATGCCGCCGGCGACCGCGTGTTGCAGGCCTTCGCCAGCGTGGCCAGCGCCTGCCTGCGCGACGGCGACATGATCGCCCGCTACGGCGGCGAGGAGTTCGTGCTGCTGATACCCGATACCGATGCCGAGTCCTTCCTGGCGTGCTGCGAGCGCCTGCGCGTGGCGTTCAGTGAATGCGAGCCGGTTAATGTTAAGGTGCCCAATCTCAGCCTGTCCGTGGGAATGACCCTGGTGACCATGCACGATGATCTCGATGAGGCCCTGCACCGGGCCGACCAGGCGCTCTACCAGGCCAAGCGCAGCGGCCGCAATTGCAGCGCCGCGACCTGGGATCTGGTCGATGCCTGA
- a CDS encoding RNA polymerase sigma factor, which produces MVDFPSSPEPRQPDPSVTEPVQPDAFLRTFLARREQMEAVLRRRVGCRATAADLLQELFLRFWRRPGAPLEDLGSYLIRSAHNLAIDHLRSEGARTRSEAGLLPEQRGDFSLSPDAALEAGSDLRRVDAALRALPARTRHIFLLNRIHGQTYGQIARSMALSQSAVEKHMMRALQACKASVVDTPAVPSHGSVAP; this is translated from the coding sequence ATGGTCGATTTCCCGTCCTCGCCCGAACCTCGCCAGCCCGATCCGTCCGTGACGGAACCGGTGCAACCTGACGCGTTTCTGCGCACCTTTCTCGCCCGTCGTGAACAGATGGAGGCGGTATTGCGCCGGCGCGTCGGCTGCAGGGCGACTGCGGCGGATCTGCTGCAGGAGCTGTTTCTGCGCTTCTGGCGGCGGCCCGGTGCACCGCTCGAAGACCTGGGCAGCTACCTGATCCGCAGTGCCCACAACCTGGCCATCGACCACCTGCGCAGCGAGGGAGCACGTACCCGTAGCGAGGCCGGCCTGCTGCCCGAGCAGCGCGGCGACTTCAGCCTTTCACCGGATGCGGCCCTGGAGGCGGGCAGTGATCTGCGCCGCGTCGACGCGGCCTTGCGGGCGTTGCCGGCGCGCACCCGGCATATCTTTCTGCTCAACCGCATCCATGGCCAGACCTACGGGCAGATCGCCCGCAGCATGGCGCTTTCCCAGAGCGCGGTGGAAAAACATATGATGCGCGCCCTGCAAGCCTGCAAGGCCAGCGTCGTCGATACGCCGGCCGTCCCTTCACACGGAAGCGTCGCGCCATGA
- a CDS encoding cysteine hydrolase family protein, producing MSKRALILIDIQNDYFTGGKWTLHGMDAAATNAARVLAAARAAGDTVVHVRHEFESADAPFFAPGSSGAQIHSDVKPLAGEPVVLKHKVNAFLGTDLKAQLDKAGVQEVTLVGAMSHMCIDAAARASADFGYATTVIHDACATRDQEFAGQQVPAAQVQAAYMAALAFAYATVVSTEQYLAG from the coding sequence ATGAGCAAACGCGCCCTGATCCTCATCGACATCCAGAACGACTACTTCACAGGCGGCAAGTGGACCCTGCACGGCATGGACGCCGCCGCCACCAACGCCGCCCGCGTGCTCGCCGCTGCCCGCGCTGCCGGTGATACGGTGGTGCATGTACGCCATGAGTTCGAAAGCGCCGATGCACCCTTCTTCGCGCCCGGCTCCAGCGGTGCGCAGATCCACAGCGACGTGAAGCCGTTGGCCGGCGAGCCGGTTGTGCTCAAGCACAAGGTCAATGCGTTTCTCGGTACGGATCTGAAAGCGCAGCTGGACAAGGCCGGCGTGCAGGAGGTCACCCTGGTCGGCGCCATGAGCCATATGTGCATCGACGCCGCGGCCCGCGCCAGCGCCGATTTCGGTTACGCCACCACGGTGATCCACGATGCCTGCGCGACCCGTGATCAGGAATTCGCAGGCCAGCAGGTGCCGGCCGCGCAGGTGCAGGCGGCCTATATGGCGGCCCTGGCATTTGCCTATGCGACGGTGGTGTCGACCGAGCAGTATCTGGCGGGCTGA
- a CDS encoding TonB-dependent siderophore receptor: protein MNHRIKCRQDVALKHVSLAAWLLGTSLLPLAPGVLAQAADEQAATYAFAIAAQPLPQALDAFSRTTGLNVVYTDDAPYSVQAPAVQGRLSAEQALARLLAGSGFTFARAGATTVTLQALPADGVVNLGAVNIQSQRTPSTSYQPPETTSLTRSDTPLLEIPQAVAVVPTQVLQDQQPQTLDEALVNVSGITQSNTLGSTLDAVMKRGFGDNRDGSILRDGMRTIQGRNFTATAERVEVLKGPSSMLYGILDPGGVINVVSKKPQLESYRAITGRASTYGHGKNGSGGTLDITGPLGETGLAYRLVADYDDADYWRSFGTNRDKTFAPSLAWYGEDTTVTLSHEYREYSVPFDRGTVFRNGKPLDIPAERRLDEAYNITDGRSHLTLFDLSHQLNDDWKAHFAYSYNRDRYDDYQARIFREPTSQTSNAYTRRLDGTRGAVSTSHFATFDLDGKVQLGGMQHDLLMGVDHEYRKFYREDLLRQNTAVRFDPFIPVYGNVPVPTTVVASDSDQTDRVVTQSAFFQDSVHLNEQWIFVAGARYQLYDQMSGRGRPFNRNTDIDGQVWVPRVGLVYKLNDELSLYGGYTESFKPNSTIAPLTNGASINGVPPEEGKSWEVGAKLDRPGRITGTLALFDIVKENVLVTQTVGGETFATGAGEVRSRGVELDVTGQLTDDLSLIGTYAVTDAEVTKDPELKGNGLQNVARHTASLYGVYDFGQLFGADRVRAGVGARYVGDREGDAANNFTLPSYTVADAFTSYDTRLGDNKLKLQLNVKNLFDKTYYSSSVNNLAVSVGEPRQLQLSSTLEF, encoded by the coding sequence ATGAATCACCGCATCAAGTGCCGACAGGATGTCGCCCTGAAACACGTCAGTCTGGCCGCCTGGCTGCTGGGCACTTCGCTGCTGCCCCTGGCACCGGGCGTGCTGGCCCAGGCCGCTGACGAGCAGGCCGCGACCTACGCCTTCGCCATCGCCGCCCAGCCGCTGCCCCAGGCGCTGGACGCCTTCAGCCGCACCACTGGCCTCAACGTGGTGTACACCGATGACGCGCCTTACAGCGTGCAGGCACCGGCCGTGCAGGGCCGCCTGAGCGCCGAGCAGGCGCTGGCCCGGTTGCTGGCCGGCTCCGGCTTCACCTTCGCCCGGGCTGGCGCCACCACCGTGACCCTGCAGGCGCTGCCCGCCGACGGCGTGGTGAACCTCGGTGCGGTGAACATCCAGTCGCAACGCACGCCGAGCACCAGCTACCAGCCGCCGGAAACCACCTCGCTGACCCGCAGCGACACGCCGCTGCTGGAGATCCCCCAGGCGGTGGCCGTGGTGCCGACCCAGGTGCTGCAGGACCAACAGCCGCAGACCCTCGACGAGGCGCTGGTCAACGTCAGCGGCATCACCCAGTCCAACACCCTGGGCAGCACGCTGGATGCGGTGATGAAGCGCGGCTTTGGCGACAACCGCGATGGCTCCATCCTGCGTGACGGCATGCGCACCATCCAGGGCCGCAACTTCACCGCCACCGCCGAGCGCGTCGAAGTGCTCAAGGGGCCGTCGTCGATGCTCTACGGCATTCTCGATCCAGGCGGCGTGATCAACGTGGTGAGCAAGAAGCCGCAGCTGGAGAGCTACCGCGCCATCACCGGCCGTGCCTCGACCTACGGCCACGGCAAGAACGGCAGCGGCGGCACCCTGGATATCACCGGCCCGCTGGGCGAAACCGGCCTGGCCTACCGCCTGGTCGCCGATTATGACGACGCCGACTACTGGCGCAGCTTCGGCACCAACCGCGACAAGACCTTCGCGCCCTCGCTGGCCTGGTACGGCGAAGACACCACGGTGACCCTCAGCCACGAGTACCGCGAGTATTCGGTGCCGTTCGATCGCGGCACGGTTTTCCGTAACGGCAAGCCGCTGGACATTCCCGCCGAGCGCCGACTGGACGAGGCCTACAACATCACCGATGGCCGCTCGCACCTGACCCTCTTCGACCTGTCGCACCAGCTCAACGACGACTGGAAGGCGCACTTCGCCTACAGCTACAACCGCGACCGCTACGACGATTACCAGGCGCGGATCTTCCGCGAGCCCACCTCGCAAACCAGCAACGCTTACACACGCCGGCTGGACGGCACCCGGGGCGCGGTCAGCACCTCGCACTTCGCTACCTTCGACCTGGATGGCAAGGTGCAGCTTGGCGGCATGCAGCACGACCTGTTGATGGGCGTGGACCACGAATACCGCAAGTTCTACCGTGAGGACCTGCTGCGCCAGAACACCGCCGTCCGTTTCGACCCGTTCATCCCGGTCTACGGCAACGTGCCGGTGCCGACAACGGTGGTTGCCAGCGACAGCGACCAGACCGATCGCGTGGTCACCCAGTCCGCGTTCTTCCAGGATTCGGTGCACCTCAACGAGCAGTGGATCTTCGTCGCCGGCGCCCGCTATCAGCTCTATGACCAGATGTCCGGGCGCGGCCGGCCGTTCAACAGGAACACCGATATCGATGGCCAGGTCTGGGTGCCGCGCGTCGGCCTGGTGTACAAGCTCAACGACGAGCTGTCGCTGTATGGCGGCTACACCGAGTCGTTCAAGCCCAACTCGACCATCGCACCGCTGACCAATGGCGCCTCCATCAACGGCGTGCCGCCGGAGGAGGGCAAGAGCTGGGAAGTCGGCGCCAAGCTGGATAGGCCCGGACGCATCACCGGCACCCTGGCGCTGTTCGATATCGTCAAGGAGAACGTGCTGGTGACCCAGACCGTGGGCGGTGAAACCTTTGCCACCGGTGCGGGCGAAGTGCGCTCCCGCGGTGTCGAGCTGGACGTGACCGGGCAACTGACCGATGACCTCAGCCTGATCGGCACCTACGCCGTTACCGATGCTGAAGTGACAAAGGACCCGGAACTCAAGGGCAATGGCCTGCAGAACGTCGCCCGACACACCGCGTCGCTGTATGGCGTCTACGACTTCGGTCAGCTGTTCGGTGCGGATCGTGTGCGCGCCGGTGTGGGGGCTCGCTACGTGGGTGACCGGGAAGGCGATGCGGCCAACAATTTCACCCTGCCGTCCTATACCGTGGCCGATGCCTTCACCAGCTACGACACCCGCCTGGGCGACAACAAGCTCAAGCTGCAGCTCAACGTGAAGAACCTGTTCGACAAGACCTACTACAGCTCTTCGGTGAACAACCTCGCTGTCTCCGTCGGCGAGCCGCGCCAGCTGCAGCTCTCCAGCACCCTGGAGTTCTGA
- the metE gene encoding 5-methyltetrahydropteroyltriglutamate--homocysteine S-methyltransferase, protein MALAHSLGFPRIGRDRELKKAQEAFWKGELDEAGLRAVGRELRARHWQVQKDAGIDLLPVGDFAWYDGVLAHSLTFGVIPERFRPADGKPTLDTLFAMARGVSGEGCCGGAHAQEMTKWFDTNYHYLVPEFTADQQFALSWEQLFEEVAEAHALGHSVKPVVIGPLTYLWLGKLKGEAQGFDKLELLERLLPLYGQIFQRLAEQGVEWVQIDEPILVLDLPQDWKNAFERAYNILQREPLKKLIATYFGGLEDNLGLAANLPVDGLHIDLVRAPEQYPTILDRLPAYKVLSLGVVNGRNVWRCDLEKALAVIGHAHSRLGERLWIAPSCSLLHSPVDLAREEGLDAELKSWLAFATQKCAEVALLTRAVNQPDAPGVHKALAESRAVQASRAASPRIHKPQVQARLAAVKAGDSQRRSPFAQRIAKQRIGLALPPFPTTTIGSFPQTSAIRLARQAFKQGKLSLGDYTDAMHSEIRHAVEIQERLGLDVLVHGEAERNDMVEYFAEQLDGYLFTRFGWVQSYGSRCVKPAIIYGDLSRPKAMTVEWIRYAQSLTGKVMKGMLTGPVTMLMWSFPREDVSREVQARQLALALRDEVVDLEAAGIKIIQIDEAAFREGLPLRTAEWQRYLDWATESFRLCASGVGDETQIHTHMCYSEFNDVIESIAAMDADVITIETSRSDMELLDAFEAFEYPNEIGPGVYDIHSPRVPDTAEMVKLMRKAVQRIPAERLWVNPDCGLKTRGWPETEAALVNMVAAARQLRRELA, encoded by the coding sequence GGACGAAGCCGGCCTGCGCGCCGTGGGCCGCGAGCTGCGCGCCCGCCACTGGCAGGTGCAGAAGGATGCCGGCATCGACCTGCTGCCGGTGGGCGACTTCGCCTGGTACGACGGGGTGCTGGCCCACTCGCTGACCTTCGGGGTGATTCCCGAGCGCTTTCGCCCGGCGGATGGTAAGCCAACCCTGGACACCTTGTTCGCCATGGCCCGTGGCGTCAGCGGTGAAGGTTGCTGTGGTGGCGCTCACGCCCAAGAGATGACCAAATGGTTCGATACCAACTACCACTACCTGGTGCCCGAGTTCACCGCCGACCAGCAGTTCGCCCTGAGCTGGGAGCAGCTGTTCGAGGAAGTCGCCGAAGCCCATGCCCTCGGCCACAGCGTCAAACCGGTGGTGATCGGCCCGCTGACCTACCTGTGGCTGGGCAAGCTCAAGGGCGAGGCCCAGGGCTTCGACAAACTGGAGTTGCTCGAACGCCTGCTGCCGCTCTACGGGCAGATCTTCCAGCGCCTCGCCGAGCAGGGGGTGGAGTGGGTGCAGATCGACGAGCCGATTCTGGTGCTCGATTTGCCCCAGGACTGGAAGAACGCCTTCGAGCGCGCCTACAACATCTTGCAGCGCGAGCCGCTGAAAAAGCTGATCGCCACCTACTTCGGTGGCCTGGAAGACAACCTCGGCCTGGCCGCCAACCTGCCGGTGGACGGCCTGCACATCGACCTGGTGCGCGCGCCAGAACAGTACCCGACCATTCTCGACCGCCTGCCGGCCTACAAGGTGCTGTCCCTGGGCGTGGTCAATGGCCGCAACGTATGGCGCTGCGATCTGGAGAAGGCCCTGGCGGTGATCGGCCACGCCCACAGCCGCCTCGGCGAACGCCTGTGGATCGCGCCGTCCTGCTCGCTGTTGCACAGCCCCGTCGACCTGGCCCGTGAAGAAGGCCTGGATGCGGAACTGAAAAGCTGGCTGGCCTTCGCCACCCAGAAGTGTGCAGAAGTCGCGCTGCTGACGCGGGCCGTCAACCAGCCCGATGCCCCCGGGGTACACAAGGCGCTGGCCGAAAGCCGCGCCGTGCAGGCCAGCCGGGCGGCGTCGCCGCGCATCCACAAACCCCAGGTGCAGGCGCGTCTCGCCGCGGTGAAAGCGGGCGACAGCCAGCGCCGTTCGCCTTTCGCCCAGCGTATCGCCAAGCAGCGCATTGGTTTGGCCCTGCCGCCATTCCCCACCACCACCATCGGCTCCTTCCCGCAGACCTCGGCGATTCGCCTGGCCCGCCAGGCGTTCAAGCAGGGCAAGCTGTCGCTGGGCGATTACACCGATGCGATGCACAGCGAGATTCGCCATGCGGTGGAGATTCAGGAACGCCTGGGCCTGGACGTACTGGTGCACGGCGAGGCCGAGCGCAACGATATGGTCGAGTACTTCGCCGAGCAGCTCGACGGCTACCTGTTCACCCGCTTCGGCTGGGTGCAGAGCTACGGCTCGCGCTGCGTCAAACCGGCGATCATCTACGGCGACCTGAGCCGCCCGAAAGCCATGACCGTGGAGTGGATCCGCTATGCCCAGAGCCTGACGGGCAAGGTGATGAAGGGCATGCTCACCGGCCCGGTGACCATGCTGATGTGGTCGTTCCCCCGCGAGGACGTCAGCCGCGAGGTGCAGGCTCGCCAGCTGGCCCTGGCACTGCGCGACGAGGTGGTAGACCTGGAAGCGGCCGGCATCAAGATCATCCAGATCGACGAGGCGGCGTTCCGCGAGGGCCTGCCGCTGCGCACGGCCGAGTGGCAACGCTACCTGGACTGGGCGACCGAGTCGTTCCGCCTGTGCGCCAGCGGCGTGGGCGACGAAACCCAGATCCACACCCACATGTGCTACAGCGAATTCAACGACGTGATCGAGTCCATTGCCGCCATGGATGCCGACGTGATCACCATCGAGACCTCGCGCTCGGACATGGAGTTGCTGGACGCCTTCGAGGCCTTCGAGTACCCCAACGAAATCGGCCCGGGCGTGTACGACATCCATTCGCCGCGGGTGCCGGACACCGCCGAGATGGTCAAGCTGATGCGCAAGGCGGTGCAGCGCATCCCGGCCGAGCGCCTGTGGGTCAACCCGGACTGCGGTCTGAAAACCCGCGGCTGGCCGGAGACCGAGGCGGCGCTGGTCAATATGGTGGCGGCGGCGCGACAGCTGCGCAGAGAGCTGGCGTGA
- a CDS encoding DUF1028 domain-containing protein, translated as MTFSIVARCPRTGQFGVAAATAMPAVGKLLSHAAAGAGAVATQAQVNPYLGLDGLALLRAGHSAPAALKQLMDTDPCMQLRQLALIDRNGDSVCWTGSECIPWAGSLSGEQFSVQGNRLAGPQVLDAVADAFRLGEERPLVERLIDALEAGDDRGGDREGESSAVIYIVDREDYPLWDIRVDHHRDPVAELWRLHAVFARDVLPEILAMPTRDNPAGKAAEDSV; from the coding sequence ATGACCTTTTCCATCGTTGCCCGCTGCCCGAGAACCGGCCAGTTCGGCGTTGCCGCCGCCACCGCCATGCCCGCCGTGGGCAAATTGCTCAGCCATGCCGCCGCTGGCGCAGGTGCCGTGGCGACCCAGGCCCAGGTCAACCCGTACCTGGGGCTAGACGGCCTGGCGCTGCTGCGCGCGGGCCATTCGGCGCCTGCCGCCTTGAAGCAGCTGATGGACACCGACCCCTGCATGCAGCTGCGCCAGTTGGCGCTGATCGACCGTAACGGCGACAGCGTGTGCTGGACGGGCAGCGAGTGCATTCCCTGGGCCGGCTCGCTGTCCGGCGAGCAGTTCTCGGTGCAGGGCAACCGCCTGGCCGGCCCGCAGGTGCTCGATGCCGTCGCCGATGCCTTTCGCCTGGGTGAGGAGCGCCCGCTGGTAGAGCGCCTGATCGACGCCCTGGAAGCGGGCGATGACCGTGGCGGCGATCGCGAAGGCGAGTCCTCGGCGGTGATCTATATCGTCGACCGCGAGGACTATCCGCTGTGGGACATTCGCGTCGACCACCATCGCGACCCGGTCGCCGAGCTATGGCGCCTGCACGCCGTGTTCGCCCGCGACGTGCTACCGGAAATCCTCGCCATGCCCACCCGCGACAATCCGGCGGGCAAGGCGGCAGAAGACTCGGTGTGA
- a CDS encoding FecR family protein, with the protein MSQPTYRQQEPLSSIEQDAWLWLGRLQGQPGDAVQMAFERWLAAAPEHVDTFVRMQRLWHLSRPAAQRLADEEHAALQQYLRAPKPQRRYWAPALAMAACLLLVVWAGGWQPLRWADDLGADWVSAPGEVRSVTLADGSSVVLDADSAIAVRYSAGERHVELRRGAAYFSVVPGEIPFTVAAAGGEARVLGTRFEVRRLGEGARVSVLQGRVAVRGGPLEAPRVLTANQQLSFADGVSGNPLAVNTSALTAWRDGRLSFYRAPLGEVLDELGRYYPGRIVLLNDGLRGKRVSGSFASQDPGAILDALQGVVGFEQHRVLGRLIILR; encoded by the coding sequence ATGAGTCAGCCAACCTATCGGCAGCAAGAGCCGCTATCGAGCATCGAACAGGACGCCTGGCTGTGGCTCGGCCGCCTGCAAGGGCAGCCCGGCGATGCCGTGCAGATGGCTTTCGAGCGCTGGCTGGCCGCCGCCCCCGAGCATGTCGACACCTTCGTGCGCATGCAGCGGCTCTGGCACCTGAGCCGCCCGGCCGCCCAGCGCCTGGCTGATGAGGAGCACGCCGCCCTGCAGCAGTACCTGCGTGCACCGAAGCCTCAGCGCCGGTACTGGGCGCCAGCCCTGGCGATGGCTGCCTGCCTGCTGCTGGTGGTGTGGGCCGGCGGCTGGCAGCCGCTGCGCTGGGCCGATGACCTGGGCGCGGACTGGGTGTCGGCGCCGGGCGAGGTGCGCAGCGTAACCTTGGCCGATGGCTCGAGCGTGGTGCTGGACGCCGACAGTGCCATCGCCGTGCGCTACAGCGCGGGCGAACGCCATGTGGAGCTGCGCCGCGGCGCGGCGTACTTCAGCGTGGTGCCGGGGGAGATTCCCTTTACCGTCGCCGCGGCCGGTGGCGAGGCGCGGGTGCTCGGCACCCGTTTCGAGGTGCGCCGCCTGGGCGAGGGCGCCCGGGTGTCGGTGCTGCAGGGGCGGGTGGCGGTGCGCGGCGGGCCGTTGGAGGCGCCGCGGGTGCTGACGGCCAACCAGCAGCTGAGTTTTGCCGATGGCGTCAGCGGCAATCCCCTGGCCGTCAATACCAGTGCCCTGACCGCCTGGCGCGATGGTCGCCTGAGTTTCTACCGCGCGCCCCTGGGCGAGGTGCTCGATGAACTAGGTCGTTACTACCCAGGGCGCATCGTGCTGCTCAACGACGGGCTGCGCGGCAAACGGGTCAGCGGCAGCTTCGCCAGCCAGGATCCCGGGGCGATTCTCGATGCCTTGCAGGGCGTGGTCGGCTTCGAGCAGCACAGGGTGCTGGGGCGGCTGATCATCCTGCGCTGA